From Sceloporus undulatus isolate JIND9_A2432 ecotype Alabama chromosome 6, SceUnd_v1.1, whole genome shotgun sequence, one genomic window encodes:
- the ASPDH gene encoding putative L-aspartate dehydrogenase isoform X1, whose amino-acid sequence MAKGHANKQLFTASSWHPERRIWTAKPGRMSGGKRKRRVGIVGYGHLGQYLVKRLQDDGLRHGLELAFVWNRDARKLEGTVPAELRLGKLADFLACHPDIIIEVAHPCIAQEYGELFLRTADFMVGSPTALADLGTELKLRKAARQAGHTLYIPSGALWGGQDIQRLDDGGMLQALTVTMVKHPDSFRLGGHLGELVQWAQKERVVLYNGPVRQLCPLAPNNVNTMAAACMAAPSLGFDGVKGCLIADPNLPDYHVVEIEATGPGGFSVSTRRKNPAASGAVTGAATFAAFWSSLLVCQGHGGRVYLC is encoded by the exons ATGGCCAAAGGGCACGCAAACAAACAACTCTTTACTGCTTCAAGCTGGCATCCTGAGCGGAGAATCTGGACAGCAAAGCCAG GCAGAATGTCAGGAGGCAAAAGGAAAAGACGAGTTGGAATTGTGGGCTATGGACATCTAG GACAGTACCTGGTGAAACGGCTCCAAGATGACGGCCTTCGACATGGCTTGGAGCTGGCCTTTGTTTGGAATCGAGATGCCAGGAAGCTGGAGGGAACAGTGCCAGCAGAGCTGCGGTTGGGGAAGCTAGCAGACTTCTTGGCCTG CCACCCTGACATCATTATTGAAGTGGCACATCCTTGCATTGCTCAAGAATATGGGGAGCTCTTTCTCAGAACTGCAGATTTCATG GTGGGTTCCCCAACAGCCCTGGCAGATCTGGGCACAGAGCTCAAACTACGGAAAGCTGCAAGACAGGCTGGGCACACGCTCTACATTCCCAGTGGGGCTCTCTGGGGTGGCCAAGACATCCAGCGACTGGATGATGGAGGAATGCTTCAG GCATTAACAGTCACCATGGTGAAACACCCTGACAGCTTTCGACTAGGAGGGCACCTTGGGGAGCTGGTGCAATGGGCCCAGAAAGAGAGGGTAGTGCTGTACAATGGTCCTGTGCGCCAACTGTGTCCCCTGGCCCCCAACAATGTCAACACCATGGCAGCAGCTTGTATGGCTGCCCCTAGCCTAGGATTTGATGGTGTGAAGGGCTGTCTCATAGCTGACCCCAA CCTCCCTGACTACCACGTGGTGGAGATTGAAGCAACTGGGCCAGGGGGATTCTCTGTCAGCACCAGACGCAAGAATCCAGCAGCTTCTGGGGCTGTCACAGGGGCAGCCACCTTTGCTGCTTTCTGGAGCAGCCTGTTAG TATGTCAAGGCCACGGAGGCCGAGTCTATCTCTGCTGA
- the ASPDH gene encoding putative L-aspartate dehydrogenase isoform X2 has translation MSGGKRKRRVGIVGYGHLGQYLVKRLQDDGLRHGLELAFVWNRDARKLEGTVPAELRLGKLADFLACHPDIIIEVAHPCIAQEYGELFLRTADFMVGSPTALADLGTELKLRKAARQAGHTLYIPSGALWGGQDIQRLDDGGMLQALTVTMVKHPDSFRLGGHLGELVQWAQKERVVLYNGPVRQLCPLAPNNVNTMAAACMAAPSLGFDGVKGCLIADPNLPDYHVVEIEATGPGGFSVSTRRKNPAASGAVTGAATFAAFWSSLLVCQGHGGRVYLC, from the exons ATGTCAGGAGGCAAAAGGAAAAGACGAGTTGGAATTGTGGGCTATGGACATCTAG GACAGTACCTGGTGAAACGGCTCCAAGATGACGGCCTTCGACATGGCTTGGAGCTGGCCTTTGTTTGGAATCGAGATGCCAGGAAGCTGGAGGGAACAGTGCCAGCAGAGCTGCGGTTGGGGAAGCTAGCAGACTTCTTGGCCTG CCACCCTGACATCATTATTGAAGTGGCACATCCTTGCATTGCTCAAGAATATGGGGAGCTCTTTCTCAGAACTGCAGATTTCATG GTGGGTTCCCCAACAGCCCTGGCAGATCTGGGCACAGAGCTCAAACTACGGAAAGCTGCAAGACAGGCTGGGCACACGCTCTACATTCCCAGTGGGGCTCTCTGGGGTGGCCAAGACATCCAGCGACTGGATGATGGAGGAATGCTTCAG GCATTAACAGTCACCATGGTGAAACACCCTGACAGCTTTCGACTAGGAGGGCACCTTGGGGAGCTGGTGCAATGGGCCCAGAAAGAGAGGGTAGTGCTGTACAATGGTCCTGTGCGCCAACTGTGTCCCCTGGCCCCCAACAATGTCAACACCATGGCAGCAGCTTGTATGGCTGCCCCTAGCCTAGGATTTGATGGTGTGAAGGGCTGTCTCATAGCTGACCCCAA CCTCCCTGACTACCACGTGGTGGAGATTGAAGCAACTGGGCCAGGGGGATTCTCTGTCAGCACCAGACGCAAGAATCCAGCAGCTTCTGGGGCTGTCACAGGGGCAGCCACCTTTGCTGCTTTCTGGAGCAGCCTGTTAG TATGTCAAGGCCACGGAGGCCGAGTCTATCTCTGCTGA